TCGAACCGCCCTCCCCGGCCAGCACGCTCGCCGACAGGCCGTAGCCGGTCGCCGCATAAGCGGCGGCGAAGCCGTGGCTGGTGGCGAGTGCCCAGATCGAGCGCGACGCGCTGGCCGATCCGCCTTCGCTGTTGGTGACGCCGGCGACCGCGCGGGCGGCATCCTCAGCGGCCAACGCGGCTTCGCGCAGCGATTCGGGCGAGGCTTCACCGCCGTCGTCGAGATCGAGCTGCGGCGGCGCGCCGCGCATGAGCCGATCCTTGGGGGCGAGACCGGCCCAGGCATCCTCGGGCGCCTCGCGCGCCATCGCCACCGCGCGTTCGACCAGCGCGGCGAGCGCATGTTCGCTGAAATCCGAGGTGGAGACGCTGGCCGAGCGATTGCCGGCGAAGACGCGCAAGCCCAGTTCCTCGCTTTCGCTGCGACCGACATCCTCAAGCGCGCCGAGCCGCACGGATACGTCGAGCGCGGTATCGGCAGCGAAAACGGCGTCGGCGGCGTCGGCGCCAGCGGCCCGGGCGCGATCCACGATTGCGGCGGCGCGATCCTGCGCCTGTTCGATGGTCAACATATGTCGGACTTAGGCACGGACCCCGCGAAGGTCAAAGCGTCGCGACCGTCCCGACCACAAAACACGCGCAGAACATGAGGAATCCGGCGAAGCGGTTGGACCGGAAGCGGGCGAGCGCGCCGGCGCCGTCATCGGGCGAGAGCGTGCCGACCTGCCAGCCGAAATGCGCGGCGACCGGCAACAGCGCGGCGAGCGCGAGCGGATCGGGGCGGACCAGCCACACGGCCCCGCCCCACAGCAGCAGCGCGGCCACGTAGAACAGACCGACGCCGAGCCGGACCCGGCTGCCCATGCGCAGCGCCGAGGAGCGCACGCCGATCAGCGCGTCGTCCTCGCGATCCTGCAGCGCGTAGATCGTGTCGTAGCCGATCACCCACGCGATCGACCCGGCGTAGAGCAGCAGGCCGGGGATGGTCAGCTTGCCCGCGATCTCGCTCCAGCCGACGAGGCACGCCCAGGAGAAGACCATGCCGAGCCACGCCTGCGGCCACCAGGTGATTCGCTTCATGAACGGATAGCCGGCGACCAGCGCGAGGCTGAGCAAAGCGACGATCGCGGCATAGAGGTTCAACTGGAGCAGGACGACGAGGCCGATCAGGCACAAAGCGACCAGCCAGATCCACGCCGCCTTCAGGCTGACCGCGCCGCTCGCCAGCGGGCGGCTGCGCGTGCGCGCGACCTGCCGGTCGAGATCGCGATCGACGATGTCGTTGTAGACGCAGCCCGCGCCGCGCATCGCGATGCTGCCGAGGAGCAGCCACAGGATCAGATCCCAGCGCGTGATGGCGCCGCCGGCGAGCGCGACGCCCCATGCGCCGGGCCAGAACAACAGCCACCAGCCGATTGGCCGGTCGAACCGCGCGAGCAGCGCGAACGGGCGCGCGGCGGCGGGAAGCAGGGCGACGAGGCCGCGGTGCTCGGTATCGGGGGTGAGGTCGGTGGTGGTCATGGTTGCGCCCTGCTCCCCTCCCTGGAAGGGAGGGGTCGGGGGTGGGTCGGTATGGGGCAAGCGTTACCTTCCCTCGTGAGCAACCCACCCCCAGTTTCGGGTGAACAGTGCCCCGCACTGTTCAGGTCATGCCGGGGGCATGACCGACCCGAAACTCCTCCCTTCCAGGGAGGGGAGACGTAAGGACGGGATAAGGAGCCCACCCTCACGCCGCCTCGCTGAACTGCAAACTCGCCAGCCGCGCGTACAGGCCGCCAGCGCCGATCAGGTCGGCGTGGCTGCCGCTTTCGACGATGCGGCCGTCGTTCATCACGATGATGCGCCGCGCCGCGCGCACGGTGGCGAGGCGGTGGGCGATGACGAGCGTGGTGCGGTTGGCCATCAGCCGCTCGAGCGCCTGCTGGACGAGTTGCTCGCTCTCGGCGTCGAGCGCGCTGGTCGCTTCGTCGAGCAGCAGGATCGGCGCGTCGCGGAGGAGCGCGCGGGCGATCGCGATGCGCTGGCGCTGGCCGCCCGAGAGGCGCGCCCCGCCCTCGCCCAGAAACGTGTCGAACCCGTCGGGCAGCTTGCGCAGGAATTCGGCGGCGTTGGCGGCCTCGGCGGCGGCCCAGAGCTGGTCGTCGCTCGCATCCCAACGGCCATACCGCAGATTGTCGCGCGCCGACGCGCCGAAGATCACGGTATCCTGCGGCACCATCGCGATCCGCTGCCGAATCGCGGCGGGGTCGGCGCGCGGCAGCGCGACGCCGTCGACCAGCACTTCGCCCGCATCGGGATCGTAGAAGCGCTGGAGCAACTGGAACAAGGTCGATTTGCCGGCGCCCGAGGGCCCGACGATCGCGACCGTTTCGCCGGGCGCGACGCTCAGCGTGAAATCGTGCAGCGCCGCCACGTCGCGGCGCGTCGGGTAGCGGAACTCGACGTGCGAGAATTCCACCGTGCCGCGCGGCGGTTCAGGCAAGGCGACGGGCGATGCCGGCGCCGCGATCGAAGGGCGTTCGGCGAGCAGTTCGGACAGGCGCCCGGCGGCGCCCGATGCGCGGAGCAGGTCGCCATACACTTCGGTCAGCGAGCCGAACGAGCCGGTGACGATACCGGCGGTCAGCACGAACGCGGCGAGCGAGCCGCTCGACAGGCGCCCGCTCGCGACATCGTTGACGGTGTCCCACATCAGCAGCGTCACCGCGCCGAACAGCAGCCCCATCACCAGCGCGGTCATGATCGCGCGCAGCCGGAAACGGCGCTTGGCCGATTCGAAGCTCTGGTCGACGGCGGTGCGGAAGCGTTCGCCCTCGCGCGCTTCCTGCCCGAACGCCTGGACGATCTTCATCGCGCCGAGCGTCTCGACCGCGAGCGCACCGATATCGGCGACCCGGTCCTGGCTGGAACGCGAATATTGCCGCACGCGCCGGCCGAGCAGGAAGATCGGCGTGATGATGATCGGAATGCCGACGATCAGCGACAATGCCAGCTTGGGAGCAAGCGCGAACAGATAGACGATGCCGCCGATGCCGATGACGAGGCTGCGCAACGCGACCGAAATCGTGCTGCCGACCGCATTTTCGATCTGCGCGGTGTCCGAGGTGAGGCGCGAGGCGATCTCGGACGGGCGATTCTCCTCGAACCAGGCGGGCGACAGCGTCAGCAGATTGGCGTGGACCGCGGTGCGGATGTCGGCGACGGTGCGCTCGCCCAGCCACGACACGCTGTAGAAACGCACCGCCGTCGCCACGGCGAGCACCAGCACGACGATGATGAGGTGATGGAAATAGGGCGCCACCGCGCCTGCGTTGGCGTGTTCGGCGAAACCA
This genomic stretch from Sphingomonas panacis harbors:
- the ubiA gene encoding 4-hydroxybenzoate octaprenyltransferase, whose protein sequence is MTTTDLTPDTEHRGLVALLPAAARPFALLARFDRPIGWWLLFWPGAWGVALAGGAITRWDLILWLLLGSIAMRGAGCVYNDIVDRDLDRQVARTRSRPLASGAVSLKAAWIWLVALCLIGLVVLLQLNLYAAIVALLSLALVAGYPFMKRITWWPQAWLGMVFSWACLVGWSEIAGKLTIPGLLLYAGSIAWVIGYDTIYALQDREDDALIGVRSSALRMGSRVRLGVGLFYVAALLLWGGAVWLVRPDPLALAALLPVAAHFGWQVGTLSPDDGAGALARFRSNRFAGFLMFCACFVVGTVATL
- a CDS encoding ABC transporter transmembrane domain-containing protein → MAEVDNAEPRGSRKLSNLGMVWRHATRYPGRIAIALVALVVAAGATLAFPATFKQIVDNGFAEHANAGAVAPYFHHLIIVVLVLAVATAVRFYSVSWLGERTVADIRTAVHANLLTLSPAWFEENRPSEIASRLTSDTAQIENAVGSTISVALRSLVIGIGGIVYLFALAPKLALSLIVGIPIIITPIFLLGRRVRQYSRSSQDRVADIGALAVETLGAMKIVQAFGQEAREGERFRTAVDQSFESAKRRFRLRAIMTALVMGLLFGAVTLLMWDTVNDVASGRLSSGSLAAFVLTAGIVTGSFGSLTEVYGDLLRASGAAGRLSELLAERPSIAAPASPVALPEPPRGTVEFSHVEFRYPTRRDVAALHDFTLSVAPGETVAIVGPSGAGKSTLFQLLQRFYDPDAGEVLVDGVALPRADPAAIRQRIAMVPQDTVIFGASARDNLRYGRWDASDDQLWAAAEAANAAEFLRKLPDGFDTFLGEGGARLSGGQRQRIAIARALLRDAPILLLDEATSALDAESEQLVQQALERLMANRTTLVIAHRLATVRAARRIIVMNDGRIVESGSHADLIGAGGLYARLASLQFSEAA